In Streptomyces canus, one DNA window encodes the following:
- a CDS encoding potassium/proton antiporter: MRVSQGRERPLTVHHLNQLLLVCSLVLLVAVAAVRISSRSGLPSLLVYLGIGIAMGQDGIGDIHFDNAELTQVIGYAALVVILAEGGLGTKWKEIKPVLPAATALALGGVAVSVGVTATAAHYLIGLEWRQALIVGAVVSSTDAAAVFSVLRKIPLPTRVTGTLEAESGFNDAPVVILVVAFSQVGPVEHWYTLIGEITLELAIGAAIGIAVGWLGSWGLRHVALPASGLYPIAVMAIAVTAYAAGALAHGSGFLAVYLASMAMGNAKLPHWPATRGFADGLGWIAQIGMFVLLGLLVTPHELGDDVLPGLVIGLVLTMVARPLSVVLCLTPFRVPWQEQTLMSWAGLRGAVPIILATIPMVSGVEGSRRIFNIVFILVVVYTLVQGPTLPWLARKLRLGGDPEAADLGIESAPLERLRGHLLSVAIPEGSRMHGVEVNELRLPAGAAVTLVVREGKSFVPLPTTVLRRGDELLVVATDPVRDAAERRLRAVGHGGKLADWLGTDGGGGTR, translated from the coding sequence ATGCGGGTGAGCCAGGGAAGGGAACGGCCGCTGACTGTCCACCACCTCAACCAGCTCCTCCTCGTCTGCTCGCTCGTCCTGCTCGTCGCCGTGGCAGCGGTCCGGATCTCCTCGCGCAGCGGGCTCCCCAGCCTGCTCGTGTACCTGGGGATCGGGATCGCCATGGGCCAGGACGGCATCGGCGACATCCACTTCGACAACGCCGAACTGACCCAGGTCATCGGGTACGCGGCCCTGGTCGTGATCCTGGCCGAGGGTGGCCTCGGCACGAAGTGGAAGGAGATCAAGCCGGTCCTGCCGGCCGCCACCGCGCTGGCGCTGGGCGGGGTCGCGGTGAGCGTCGGGGTCACGGCGACGGCCGCGCACTATCTGATCGGCCTCGAGTGGCGTCAGGCGCTCATCGTCGGGGCGGTCGTCTCCTCGACGGACGCGGCGGCGGTCTTCTCGGTGCTGCGCAAGATCCCGCTCCCCACGCGCGTGACGGGCACGCTGGAGGCCGAGTCCGGCTTCAACGACGCCCCGGTGGTCATCCTGGTGGTCGCCTTCTCCCAGGTGGGCCCGGTCGAGCACTGGTACACGCTGATCGGCGAGATAACCCTGGAGCTGGCCATCGGAGCGGCCATCGGCATCGCGGTGGGCTGGCTGGGCTCCTGGGGCCTCAGGCACGTCGCTCTGCCCGCCTCCGGCCTCTATCCGATCGCGGTCATGGCGATCGCCGTCACCGCGTACGCGGCGGGCGCGCTGGCACACGGCAGCGGCTTCCTCGCCGTCTATCTCGCCTCCATGGCGATGGGCAACGCCAAGCTGCCGCACTGGCCCGCCACCCGCGGCTTCGCCGACGGGCTCGGCTGGATCGCCCAGATCGGCATGTTCGTCCTGCTGGGCCTGCTGGTCACCCCGCACGAGCTGGGCGACGACGTACTGCCCGGACTCGTCATCGGGCTGGTGCTGACCATGGTGGCGCGACCCCTGAGCGTCGTGCTGTGCCTGACGCCGTTCCGGGTGCCCTGGCAGGAGCAGACGCTCATGTCCTGGGCCGGACTGCGCGGCGCCGTGCCCATCATCCTGGCGACGATCCCGATGGTGAGCGGTGTCGAGGGCAGCCGTCGCATCTTCAACATCGTCTTCATCCTGGTCGTCGTATACACCCTCGTGCAGGGGCCGACGCTGCCCTGGCTGGCGCGCAAGCTGCGCCTGGGCGGGGACCCCGAGGCCGCCGACCTCGGCATCGAGTCGGCGCCCCTGGAGCGGCTGCGCGGGCACCTGCTGTCCGTCGCCATCCCCGAGGGGTCCCGGATGCACGGCGTCGAGGTCAACGAGCTGCGGCTGCCGGCCGGGGCCGCGGTCACCCTCGTCGTCCGCGAGGGAAAATCGTTCGTTCCGCTGCCCACCACGGTGCTGCGGCGCGGGGACGAACTGCTCGTCGTCGCCACCGACCCGGTCCGCGACGCCGCGGAACGGCGGCTGCGCGCGGTGGGCCACGGCGGCAAGCTGGCCGACTGGCTGGGTACGGACGGCGGTGGCGGCACACGTTAA
- a CDS encoding S-methyl-5'-thioadenosine phosphorylase, giving the protein MVNAEIGVIGGSGFYSFLDDVTEVQVDTPYGPPSDSLFLGEVAGRRVAFLPRHGRGHHLPPHRINYRANLWALRSVGARQVLGPCAVGGLRPEYGPGTLLVPDQLVDRTKSRAGTYFDGLPLPDGGVPNVVHVSLADPYCPVGRAAALKAARGRDWEAVDGGTLVVIEGPRFSTRSESVWHQAQGWSVVGMTGHPEAALARELELCYTSLTLVTDLDAGAETGEGVSHDEVLRVFAANVDRLRGVLFDAVAALPPNVERDCLCVNALGGMNPGFELP; this is encoded by the coding sequence ATGGTGAACGCAGAGATCGGCGTAATCGGCGGCTCCGGCTTCTACTCGTTCCTCGACGACGTGACCGAGGTCCAGGTGGACACCCCCTACGGTCCGCCCAGCGACTCCCTCTTCCTCGGCGAGGTCGCCGGCCGACGGGTCGCCTTCCTGCCCCGGCACGGGCGCGGCCACCATCTGCCGCCGCACCGGATCAACTACCGGGCCAATCTGTGGGCCCTCAGGTCGGTGGGGGCACGGCAGGTCCTCGGCCCGTGCGCCGTGGGCGGGCTGCGCCCCGAGTACGGCCCGGGCACGCTGCTCGTGCCGGACCAGCTGGTCGACCGTACGAAGTCCCGGGCGGGAACGTACTTCGACGGGCTGCCGCTGCCGGACGGCGGTGTGCCGAACGTGGTGCACGTGTCGCTGGCCGACCCGTACTGCCCCGTCGGGCGGGCGGCCGCGCTGAAGGCGGCCCGTGGGCGTGACTGGGAGGCGGTGGACGGCGGCACGCTCGTCGTGATCGAGGGGCCGCGGTTCTCGACGCGCTCCGAGTCGGTGTGGCACCAGGCCCAGGGCTGGTCGGTGGTGGGCATGACCGGCCACCCCGAGGCGGCGCTCGCGCGTGAACTGGAGCTCTGCTACACGTCGTTGACCCTGGTCACCGATCTCGACGCGGGCGCCGAGACCGGCGAGGGCGTCTCGCACGACGAGGTGCTGCGGGTGTTCGCGGCGAACGTGGACCGGCTGCGGGGCGTGCTGTTCGACGCGGTGGCGGCGCTGCCTCCGAACGTGGAGCGGGACTGCCTGTGCGTGAACGCGCTGGGCGGCATGAATCCTGGGTTCGAACTTCCCTGA
- a CDS encoding FmdB family zinc ribbon protein, with product MPTYQYQCTECGEGLEAVQKFTDDALTECPNCQGRLKKVFSAVGIVFKGSGFYRNDSRGSSSSSSPASSSSKPSTSTSSSSESSSSSSSSSSDSKSSSSGTSSSSSSAA from the coding sequence GTGCCCACCTATCAGTACCAGTGCACCGAGTGCGGCGAGGGCCTCGAGGCGGTGCAGAAGTTCACCGACGACGCTCTGACCGAGTGCCCCAACTGCCAGGGTCGCCTCAAGAAGGTGTTCTCCGCGGTCGGCATCGTCTTCAAGGGCTCCGGCTTCTACCGCAACGACAGCCGCGGCTCCTCGTCGAGCAGCTCCCCGGCGTCGTCGTCCTCGAAGCCGTCGACGTCCACCTCGTCGTCGTCCGAGTCGTCCTCGTCTTCTTCCTCGTCCTCCTCGGACTCGAAGTCGTCGAGCTCGGGCACCTCGTCCAGCAGCAGCTCCGCCGCGTAG
- a CDS encoding DUF6227 family protein, with amino-acid sequence MSVPYETAAYEPPESPESPEEHLARLLGRALNSFELPDETIRRLDCALAHDSSLHSAHHSAGLHRETYRHTWLLADGSALTLWELVHNTARDSVPQHEVYVDEEEVRAATARLPLPPDTPDFELPVTVQLTAVQTPRHAYVPDDSADHARRLLRRAENTDRPGPETAALLADAFAHQITQAFGRPCRAGRAGLGFSLYEHAFLLRDGAEISLWEVEHTATPDGRHMCEVYVTEDAARDAMERRAAQVS; translated from the coding sequence TTGAGCGTTCCGTACGAGACGGCAGCGTACGAACCACCCGAGTCGCCCGAGTCTCCGGAGGAGCACCTCGCGCGGCTCCTCGGTCGTGCCCTGAACTCCTTCGAGCTGCCCGACGAGACGATACGGCGACTGGACTGCGCGCTGGCGCACGACAGTTCGCTGCACTCCGCGCACCACAGCGCGGGGCTGCACCGTGAGACGTACCGGCACACGTGGCTGCTCGCCGACGGTTCGGCGCTCACTCTGTGGGAGCTCGTCCACAACACCGCGCGGGACAGCGTTCCGCAGCACGAGGTGTACGTCGACGAGGAGGAGGTGCGTGCGGCGACCGCGCGGCTGCCGTTACCGCCCGACACCCCGGACTTCGAGCTGCCGGTGACGGTGCAGCTCACCGCCGTGCAGACGCCGCGGCACGCCTACGTCCCGGATGACTCGGCGGACCACGCGCGGCGGCTCCTGCGCCGGGCGGAGAACACGGACCGGCCGGGCCCCGAGACGGCCGCGCTGCTGGCGGACGCGTTCGCCCACCAGATCACGCAGGCGTTCGGACGCCCGTGCCGGGCGGGGCGCGCCGGACTGGGCTTCTCGCTGTACGAGCACGCGTTCCTGCTGCGCGACGGCGCGGAGATCTCCTTGTGGGAGGTCGAGCACACGGCGACGCCCGACGGGCGGCACATGTGCGAGGTGTACGTCACCGAGGACGCGGCCCGCGACGCCATGGAGCGACGCGCGGCTCAGGTCTCCTGA
- a CDS encoding low temperature requirement protein A: protein MTSSPTRSPLRRLTARGRDEAHRVASPLELFFDLCFVVAIAQAGVALVHAIAEGHAGEGVLDYAMVFFAIWWAWMNFTWFASAYDNDDALYRVVTLVQIAGVLVLAAGVSRAFDDHEFLAVLLGYVIMRLALITQWLRVARSSQGAERTMALRYAFGVLLCQVGWLGLLVLPEGGRAWVFLVMAVLEMCVPPFAERDHPTSWHPHHIAERYGLFTIIVLGETIAAATVAVKAGIDENDALDELLPIAMGGLLIIFAAWWIYFVVPIHGHLRSSKQAFLWGYGHYLVFTSAAAIGAGLEVVVEQAVGKAHISTLAASSAVTLPTALYLLTVWGLHARYFKVGIVQQLVLPVTALLVICCTFLGDWAVPAAGIVAALAVVTGTTLTARMAARTRGEPVRAT, encoded by the coding sequence ATGACGTCCAGTCCGACGCGCAGTCCACTGCGCAGACTCACCGCCCGTGGCCGGGACGAGGCCCACAGGGTCGCCTCGCCGCTGGAGCTCTTCTTCGACCTGTGCTTCGTCGTGGCCATCGCCCAGGCGGGGGTGGCCCTCGTGCACGCCATCGCCGAGGGCCACGCCGGCGAGGGAGTCCTCGACTACGCGATGGTCTTCTTCGCCATCTGGTGGGCGTGGATGAACTTCACGTGGTTCGCCTCGGCGTACGACAACGACGACGCGCTCTACCGGGTCGTCACCCTGGTGCAGATCGCCGGTGTTCTGGTGCTGGCGGCCGGGGTGTCCCGGGCGTTCGACGACCACGAGTTCCTGGCCGTGTTGCTGGGCTATGTGATCATGCGGCTGGCGCTGATCACGCAGTGGCTGCGGGTGGCGCGTTCGAGCCAGGGCGCGGAACGGACGATGGCCCTGCGGTACGCGTTCGGCGTGCTGCTGTGCCAGGTCGGCTGGCTGGGGCTGCTGGTGCTGCCCGAGGGCGGACGGGCCTGGGTCTTCCTGGTGATGGCGGTGCTGGAGATGTGCGTGCCGCCCTTCGCCGAGAGGGACCATCCGACGTCGTGGCATCCGCACCACATCGCGGAACGGTACGGGCTGTTCACGATCATCGTGCTCGGCGAGACGATCGCCGCCGCCACGGTCGCCGTGAAGGCCGGCATCGACGAGAACGACGCGCTGGACGAGCTGCTGCCGATCGCCATGGGCGGACTGCTGATCATCTTCGCCGCCTGGTGGATCTACTTCGTGGTGCCCATCCATGGCCATCTGCGCTCCAGCAAGCAGGCGTTCCTGTGGGGATACGGCCACTACCTGGTGTTCACCTCGGCTGCCGCGATCGGGGCGGGCCTGGAGGTGGTCGTGGAACAGGCCGTCGGCAAGGCCCACATCTCGACACTGGCCGCGTCGTCCGCGGTGACCCTGCCGACCGCCCTCTATCTGCTGACCGTCTGGGGCCTGCACGCGCGGTATTTCAAGGTGGGCATCGTGCAGCAACTGGTGCTGCCGGTCACGGCGTTGCTGGTGATCTGCTGCACCTTCCTGGGTGACTGGGCGGTGCCGGCTGCGGGCATCGTGGCGGCGCTGGCGGTGGTGACCGGGACGACGTTGACCGCCCGTATGGCGGCCCGGACGCGCGGGGAGCCGGTTCGGGCGACGTGA
- a CDS encoding L,D-transpeptidase family protein, translated as MTTPDIAARRALGACAVLMVGALTLTACGGDSDAGSEGKGGKDPAQTSAAQIAISAKNGSTGASINSTGVKVSDGTLTGVRMTVAGTGQDVPGSMTAGGKTWKPTEQLERATKYRIAATAKDSDGRSVAAKSVFTTVSKAHSFIGTYTPDNGTTVGVGMPVSFSFDKAISDKKAVQSHITVTSSSGQQVVGHWFGAQRLDFRPEEYWKAGSKVTMKIDLEGVEGAGGVTGVQEKTVSFTIGRSQVSTVDADTQTMKVVRDGRTIKSVPISTGSPEFTTYNGQMVISEKYKKIRMDSRTVALANAYDIPDVPDAMRLTRSGTFIHGNYWYNKGNPPFGRAGTSHGCVGLQDVKGGQGNTPAKWFYDSSQIGDVVIVKNSPDKTVAPDNGLNGWNLSWNEWVAGSAVSTS; from the coding sequence GTGACAACGCCGGACATAGCAGCACGGCGCGCACTGGGGGCCTGTGCCGTCCTGATGGTCGGCGCCCTCACCCTCACCGCGTGCGGAGGCGACTCCGACGCCGGGAGCGAAGGCAAGGGCGGCAAGGACCCCGCGCAGACCTCCGCTGCGCAGATCGCCATCTCCGCCAAGAACGGTTCGACGGGCGCGTCGATCAACTCGACCGGCGTGAAGGTCAGTGACGGCACACTGACCGGCGTGAGGATGACGGTGGCGGGCACGGGGCAGGACGTGCCGGGGTCGATGACCGCGGGCGGAAAGACCTGGAAGCCCACGGAGCAGTTGGAGCGTGCCACGAAGTACCGGATCGCCGCCACGGCGAAGGACTCGGACGGCAGGTCCGTGGCCGCGAAGTCCGTCTTCACGACCGTCTCCAAGGCGCACAGCTTCATCGGGACGTACACGCCGGACAACGGGACGACGGTCGGCGTGGGGATGCCGGTGTCGTTCAGCTTCGACAAGGCGATCAGCGACAAGAAGGCCGTGCAGTCGCACATCACGGTGACGTCCAGCAGTGGACAGCAGGTGGTCGGGCACTGGTTCGGGGCGCAGCGGCTCGACTTCCGGCCCGAGGAGTACTGGAAGGCCGGCTCCAAGGTCACGATGAAGATCGACCTGGAAGGGGTCGAGGGCGCGGGCGGCGTCACCGGTGTGCAGGAGAAGACCGTCAGCTTCACCATCGGGCGCTCCCAGGTGTCCACGGTGGACGCCGACACGCAGACCATGAAGGTCGTACGGGACGGGCGGACCATCAAGTCGGTGCCGATCTCGACGGGCAGCCCGGAGTTCACCACGTACAACGGGCAGATGGTGATCTCCGAGAAGTACAAGAAGATCCGCATGGACAGCCGGACGGTCGCCCTCGCCAACGCGTACGACATCCCCGACGTCCCGGACGCGATGCGGCTGACCCGGTCCGGCACCTTCATCCACGGCAACTACTGGTACAACAAGGGCAATCCGCCGTTCGGGCGCGCGGGCACCAGCCATGGCTGCGTCGGACTGCAGGATGTGAAGGGCGGCCAGGGGAACACCCCGGCGAAGTGGTTCTACGACAGCTCACAGATCGGGGACGTGGTGATCGTGAAGAACTCCCCCGACAAGACGGTGGCGCCCGACAACGGGCTGAACGGCTGGAACCTGTCATGGAACGAGTGGGTCGCGGGGAGCGCCGTCAGCACCTCCTGA
- a CDS encoding P1 family peptidase has translation MTVDALTDVAGIRVGHATRTGDGWLTGTTVVLAPEGGAVAAVDVRGGGPGTKETDALDPRNLVQKVEAIVLTGGSAYGLDAASGVMAWLEEQGRGVRVGPDPSHVVPVVPAACVFDLGRGGDFRARPDAATGRAAVEAAAASAFGAEVPEGCVGAGTGAAVGAMKGGVGTASIALPSGITVAALVVANAVGAVSDPETGVLYGELFDGRVRYPEERVHDAARRRLAETASKNAPPPLNTTLAVVATDAELSKAQAQKVAGTAHDGIARAVRPVHLLHDGDTVFTLATGARPLDADDPLALNSVLAAGADAVTRAIVRAVRAAESVEGAGGVWPAYEDLYGGHAVGG, from the coding sequence ATGACAGTTGACGCTCTGACGGATGTCGCCGGGATACGCGTGGGGCACGCGACGCGCACCGGCGACGGTTGGCTCACCGGCACCACCGTCGTGCTCGCCCCGGAGGGCGGGGCCGTCGCCGCGGTGGACGTACGCGGTGGAGGTCCCGGCACCAAGGAGACCGACGCGCTCGATCCGCGCAACCTGGTGCAGAAGGTCGAGGCGATCGTGCTGACCGGGGGCAGCGCGTACGGGCTCGACGCGGCCTCCGGGGTGATGGCCTGGCTGGAGGAGCAGGGGCGGGGGGTGCGGGTGGGGCCGGATCCCTCGCATGTGGTGCCGGTCGTGCCAGCGGCGTGTGTCTTCGACCTGGGGCGCGGCGGTGACTTCCGGGCCCGGCCGGACGCGGCGACCGGGCGGGCCGCCGTCGAGGCCGCCGCGGCGAGTGCCTTCGGTGCGGAGGTGCCGGAGGGGTGCGTGGGGGCGGGGACGGGGGCCGCGGTCGGGGCGATGAAGGGCGGGGTCGGGACGGCGAGCATTGCCCTCCCCTCGGGGATCACCGTGGCGGCGTTGGTGGTGGCCAATGCGGTGGGGGCGGTGTCCGATCCGGAGACGGGGGTTCTGTATGGGGAGTTGTTCGACGGGCGGGTGCGGTATCCGGAGGAGCGGGTGCACGACGCCGCGCGCCGGCGGCTCGCCGAGACCGCGTCGAAGAATGCGCCGCCGCCTCTGAACACCACGCTCGCGGTGGTGGCCACCGACGCGGAACTGTCGAAGGCGCAGGCCCAGAAGGTGGCCGGGACCGCGCACGACGGCATCGCGCGTGCCGTGCGGCCGGTGCACCTGCTGCACGACGGCGACACGGTGTTCACCCTGGCCACGGGGGCGCGACCCCTCGACGCCGACGATCCCCTCGCACTCAACTCCGTGCTCGCCGCGGGTGCGGACGCGGTGACGCGGGCGATCGTACGGGCCGTGCGGGCGGCGGAGTCGGTGGAGGGGGCGGGTGGGGTGTGGCCGGCGTATGAGGACTTGTACGGGGGGCACGCCGTCGGGGGCTGA
- the mscL gene encoding large conductance mechanosensitive channel protein MscL, which translates to MSEKKPSVLEGFKAFLMRGNVVDLAVAVVIGAAFTNIVNSVVKGIINPLVGAIGTKNLDSYSSCLQAPCKVAADGTVLRGIPIRWGSVLGATLSFVITAAVVYFLMVLPMSKYLARMEARRKAKEGTHEVIEVTELEVLKEIRDALVAQRGSGHDGR; encoded by the coding sequence GTGAGCGAGAAGAAGCCGAGCGTCCTGGAGGGCTTCAAGGCCTTTCTGATGCGCGGGAACGTCGTCGATCTGGCTGTCGCGGTGGTCATCGGCGCGGCCTTCACCAACATCGTCAACTCGGTGGTGAAGGGCATCATCAACCCGCTGGTCGGAGCGATCGGCACCAAGAACCTCGACAGTTACAGTTCGTGTCTCCAGGCCCCGTGCAAGGTCGCGGCGGACGGCACCGTGCTGCGCGGCATCCCGATCAGGTGGGGTTCCGTTCTCGGCGCCACGCTCAGCTTCGTGATCACCGCGGCCGTCGTCTACTTCCTGATGGTCCTGCCGATGTCGAAGTACCTGGCTCGGATGGAGGCCCGGCGGAAGGCGAAGGAGGGCACGCACGAGGTCATCGAGGTGACCGAGCTGGAGGTCCTCAAGGAGATCCGCGACGCCCTGGTCGCGCAGCGGGGCTCGGGCCACGACGGGCGCTAG
- a CDS encoding MFS transporter, translating into MASTVTSSRPGYGQLLRTRGAWTFLLPGFAARQPFAMLTLSLVLLVQHTTGSYGAAGAVAAVTGVAMALFAPYSGRLADRWGQRAVLIPGVLVHTVAGLSLTALALAHAPLWALFAAAVPTGASVPQIGPMVRARWGVKLQGSPLMTTAAAFESVTDELTFVFGPLLATALCTAVHPAAGLLTEASLTLLGGLLFAAQKSTQPSVTAVDGHARVEHASALRIPGVRVLIVTFLGIGAVFGGMQVSLAAFSESIGEPGLNGVLYGVFAAGNMLSGLVCGAIAWKVAPQRRLIVGYGALALTASGLWAAHSVLVLAGLGLLVGMCIAPTLITGYTLVESLVPAGARTEAFTWLTGAVALGQAAAVTIAGQLEDRFRDGAGFLVPMGGTLLALATLLALRSHLVARPRGRTVARGIGHRVPMAVD; encoded by the coding sequence GTGGCATCCACGGTCACCTCCTCCCGCCCGGGATACGGGCAGCTGCTGCGTACCCGCGGCGCCTGGACGTTCCTGCTCCCCGGCTTCGCGGCGCGCCAGCCGTTCGCGATGCTCACCCTTTCCCTCGTGCTGCTCGTGCAGCACACCACCGGCTCGTACGGAGCGGCGGGCGCCGTCGCGGCCGTCACCGGTGTCGCCATGGCGCTGTTCGCGCCCTACAGCGGCCGTCTCGCTGACCGCTGGGGCCAGCGCGCCGTGCTGATCCCCGGCGTGCTGGTGCACACCGTTGCGGGCCTGTCCCTGACGGCCCTCGCCCTGGCGCACGCGCCCCTGTGGGCGTTGTTCGCGGCCGCCGTGCCCACCGGTGCCTCGGTGCCGCAGATCGGGCCCATGGTGCGCGCCCGCTGGGGCGTGAAGCTTCAGGGCTCGCCCCTGATGACCACGGCGGCGGCCTTCGAGTCCGTCACGGACGAGCTGACCTTCGTCTTCGGCCCGCTCCTCGCCACCGCCCTGTGCACCGCCGTGCACCCGGCCGCGGGCCTGCTGACGGAGGCGTCCCTCACACTGCTCGGCGGCCTGCTGTTCGCCGCACAGAAGAGCACGCAGCCGTCGGTCACGGCCGTCGACGGCCACGCACGCGTGGAGCACGCCTCGGCACTGCGCATCCCCGGGGTGCGGGTCCTGATCGTGACATTCCTGGGCATCGGTGCCGTCTTCGGCGGCATGCAGGTCTCGCTGGCCGCGTTCAGCGAGTCGATCGGCGAACCCGGCCTGAACGGTGTCCTGTACGGCGTCTTCGCCGCGGGCAACATGCTCTCGGGCCTGGTCTGTGGCGCCATCGCCTGGAAGGTGGCCCCCCAGCGGCGCTTGATCGTCGGATACGGCGCCCTCGCACTGACGGCCTCCGGCCTGTGGGCCGCGCACTCGGTGCTCGTCCTGGCGGGCCTCGGCCTCCTGGTCGGCATGTGCATCGCGCCCACCCTGATCACCGGCTACACCCTGGTCGAGAGCCTGGTCCCCGCAGGCGCCCGCACCGAGGCCTTCACCTGGCTGACCGGCGCGGTGGCGCTCGGCCAGGCGGCCGCCGTCACGATCGCCGGACAGCTGGAGGACCGCTTCCGGGACGGCGCCGGGTTCCTGGTGCCGATGGGCGGCACGCTGCTCGCCCTGGCGACTCTGCTGGCGCTGCGTTCACACCTCGTGGCGCGGCCCCGCGGCCGGACCGTCGCACGTGGCATCGGTCACCGAGTGCCGATGGCAGTGGACTGA